From the Candidatus Saccharibacteria bacterium genome, the window TGAAATGGGAAAAATGTGATGAAGTAAGTAAAATCAATCTGTTTCGACGACACGTCGAGCTGTTTGCGGCTACGTGGAAAAACGGCGAGCGACCCATTCATACCCTCAACAAATTCTGCAAAATCTACATCCAAGGCTTCGACGGCGCTAAAGAACTAAGGGAAAAACTCATGATAACCAATTCGACCGACGTGTTACTAGCCACATTAGATGAAGCACACAAAAGGTATAATGGTTTCAATGCGGCAAATTAAAGCAGTCATACACGACATAGACGGCAACCTAACTCTAACTGAAGAGGCATGTTGGCATCTTGAGAATGAAGTGTATGCGTTACTTGGGCTTCCCCCCATAGAGCGTACTGTTCACCGTAAAACATGGGGCATGAAACTCGACGATGCCCTTCCTATTCGTTCAAACAACAGGGTCGACAAGCAAAAATTTTGGGAATTGTTTTCGCCAAAATACGATGAGTTTGTAAAAACCGGCCGGCTTGATACTATTGCGAAGGAGAATATCGCCACCCTGAAACAGCTGCATGAAATGGGGTTGATAAATATGTTGCTCACCTCTCGTCGTGCGGTGGAAATGAGTCATTATCTTAACCCAGAGCACGTTCTGCATACCTACGTCGACGCTATATATTACTTCGATAACATGAAATTTCATAAACCAGACCCGCGGGCGTTTGCACACATAGAGAGTGAGCATGGCCTGAAACCTGAAGAATGTGTCTACGTGGGTGACCAGCCAGGAGATGCTGCTGCCGCGAAAGGTGCCGGGCTGCACTTTGTCGCAAACCTAGAAGAGGGCATACGAACGCGCGAAGATTTCGCGGATTATCCGGTAGATGCATTTGTACAGTCATTTACTGAGATACCTGTAGCAATTCTAGGGCTAATAAATCACAAGGAACAATCATGATAAAAATAGCAGTTTTGGGTTTGGGGATAATGGGGCATGGGATTGCCAGTAATTTTCTGAAGCAAGGGTACGAACTGACTGTGTGGAACCGTTCGTTAGACAAGGCAGAAGATTTGGTTGCGCGCGGCGCGCGGCTGGCAGCCTCTGTTGCAGACGCGGTTG encodes:
- a CDS encoding HAD-IA family hydrolase, translating into MRQIKAVIHDIDGNLTLTEEACWHLENEVYALLGLPPIERTVHRKTWGMKLDDALPIRSNNRVDKQKFWELFSPKYDEFVKTGRLDTIAKENIATLKQLHEMGLINMLLTSRRAVEMSHYLNPEHVLHTYVDAIYYFDNMKFHKPDPRAFAHIESEHGLKPEECVYVGDQPGDAAAAKGAGLHFVANLEEGIRTREDFADYPVDAFVQSFTEIPVAILGLINHKEQS